Proteins encoded together in one Variovorax paradoxus EPS window:
- the tssA gene encoding type VI secretion system protein TssA, whose translation MTTRLDLPALLAPISEASPCGEDMLFSRQFDAIQEARKHDDPSLEQGEWVIELKEANWPFVISECEKLLRDSTKDLRLAVWLTDALASQRGFEGLADGYRLLTGLCQQYWDQLHPLPEGGDIEMRVGNVTWLIGRSVELLQRAPIVSDAHTGYGALVWETALALDQSIRRTPAQADELQRNKVTVEQFDRIRRATPAKFLQKTHRDVQACEQALAEFEAVFDERTASNGPSFRAAKDAAAAIRQTVERFAREAGVPMDSGAPTAPAAAPAAAGTPAPSRIEPVFDAVVPHHAPAAAPAALPPGIHSRAQAIAQLKEVAAYFEKTEPSSPAAYMANKAARWADMPLHAWLRNVIKNEQELAQLVDLLDLPKNDDESR comes from the coding sequence ATGACGACGCGGCTCGACCTGCCGGCCCTGCTGGCCCCGATCTCGGAAGCCTCGCCCTGCGGCGAGGACATGCTGTTCTCGCGGCAGTTCGACGCCATTCAAGAGGCGCGCAAGCACGACGACCCGTCGCTCGAGCAGGGCGAGTGGGTCATCGAGCTGAAGGAAGCCAACTGGCCCTTCGTGATCTCCGAGTGCGAGAAGCTGCTGCGCGACTCCACCAAGGACCTGCGGCTTGCCGTGTGGCTCACCGACGCGCTGGCCAGCCAGCGCGGCTTCGAGGGCCTGGCCGATGGCTACCGCCTGCTCACCGGCCTCTGCCAGCAGTACTGGGACCAGCTGCATCCGCTGCCCGAGGGCGGCGACATCGAGATGCGCGTGGGCAACGTCACGTGGCTGATCGGGCGTTCCGTCGAACTGCTGCAGCGCGCGCCCATCGTGAGCGATGCCCACACCGGCTACGGCGCACTGGTCTGGGAGACCGCACTCGCGCTCGACCAGAGCATCCGCCGCACGCCCGCGCAGGCCGACGAGTTGCAGCGCAACAAGGTGACGGTCGAGCAATTCGACCGCATCCGCCGCGCAACGCCCGCCAAGTTCCTGCAGAAGACGCATCGCGACGTGCAGGCCTGCGAGCAGGCGCTGGCCGAGTTCGAGGCCGTGTTCGACGAACGCACCGCCTCCAACGGCCCGAGTTTCCGCGCCGCCAAGGATGCGGCCGCGGCCATCCGCCAGACGGTCGAGCGCTTCGCGCGCGAAGCAGGCGTGCCGATGGACAGCGGCGCGCCGACCGCGCCCGCAGCAGCGCCGGCCGCCGCCGGTACGCCCGCGCCCTCGCGCATCGAGCCGGTGTTCGATGCCGTGGTGCCGCATCACGCGCCGGCGGCGGCACCCGCCGCGCTGCCGCCCGGCATCCACAGCCGCGCACAGGCCATTGCCCAGCTCAAGGAAGTGGCGGCGTATTTCGAGAAGACCGAGCCTTCGAGCCCCGCTGCCTACATGGCGAACAAGGCCGCGCGTTGGGCCGACATGCCGCTGCACGCGTGGCTGCGCAACGTGATCAAGAACGAGCAGGAACTGGCCCAGTTGGTGGACCTGCTCGACCTGCCCAAGAACGACGACGAGTCGCGCTGA